A genomic stretch from Serratia entomophila includes:
- a CDS encoding PTS lactose/cellobiose transporter subunit IIA, giving the protein MTEISADFESTIMELLVFSGSARSSALMALQQARAGDFPAAAQHMAESKTWVKKAHLIQTELIGMDEGCGKLAINLITVHAQDHLMNAMVIQDLAGDMIELYRRQAQMEARP; this is encoded by the coding sequence ATGACTGAAATCAGCGCCGATTTTGAAAGCACCATCATGGAACTGCTGGTGTTCTCCGGCAGCGCGCGCAGCAGCGCGTTGATGGCGCTGCAGCAGGCGCGCGCCGGGGATTTCCCCGCCGCCGCCCAACACATGGCCGAGTCCAAAACCTGGGTGAAAAAGGCTCACCTGATCCAGACCGAGCTGATCGGCATGGATGAAGGCTGCGGCAAGCTGGCGATCAATCTGATCACCGTACACGCGCAGGACCACCTGATGAACGCCATGGTGATTCAGGATCTGGCGGGCGACATGATCGAACTGTATCGCCGCCAGGCACAGATGGAGGCCCGCCCATGA
- a CDS encoding 6-phospho-beta-glucosidase — MSSLKIAVIGGGSSYTPELVDGLIERIEELPVTELALVDVEPGRSKVEIIAALTRRMLARHGLEQVKVSVHFALDEAIRGASFVLTQFRVGQLPARAADERLGLKYHLIGQETTGVGGFAKALRTIPVMLDIARRVEKLAPDAWIINFTNPAGIVTEAVSRYTQAKIIGLCNVPISMHHMIANMLKTPYEEVQLQFAGLNHMVWVHRVTQNGRDVTGKVIDMLCDGAALTMNNIKEEPWQPDFLRAVGAIPCPYHRYFYQTKEMLAEEVAAAAERGTRAEQVMKVEKELFELYADPHLDSKPEQLSFRGGSYYSQVALELIRAIHNNLGTQLVVNTANRGAIRGLPDDAVIEINCIVDAQGAHPLTFGTLPDSMHALTQQVKAYERLTIEAAVHGDRRSGLLALITNPLVANANVAQPLLEEVLAVNQPYLPQFN; from the coding sequence ATGAGCTCATTGAAAATCGCCGTGATCGGCGGCGGCAGCAGCTACACCCCCGAACTGGTCGACGGACTGATCGAACGTATCGAAGAGCTGCCGGTCACCGAACTGGCACTGGTGGACGTCGAGCCGGGGCGCAGCAAGGTGGAGATCATCGCAGCCCTGACCCGCCGCATGCTGGCGCGCCACGGCCTGGAGCAGGTAAAGGTCAGCGTGCACTTTGCTCTGGACGAAGCCATCCGCGGCGCCAGCTTCGTGCTGACGCAGTTCCGCGTTGGCCAGTTGCCGGCGCGCGCCGCCGACGAGCGGCTGGGCCTGAAGTATCATCTGATCGGCCAGGAAACCACCGGCGTCGGCGGCTTCGCCAAGGCGCTGCGCACCATTCCGGTGATGCTGGACATCGCCCGCCGGGTGGAAAAGCTGGCGCCGGACGCCTGGATCATCAACTTCACCAACCCGGCCGGCATCGTGACCGAAGCGGTATCGCGCTACACCCAGGCCAAGATCATCGGCCTGTGCAATGTACCGATCAGCATGCACCACATGATCGCCAACATGCTGAAAACGCCTTATGAGGAGGTGCAGCTGCAGTTCGCCGGCCTGAACCACATGGTGTGGGTGCACCGGGTGACGCAAAACGGCCGCGACGTGACCGGCAAGGTGATCGACATGCTGTGCGACGGCGCGGCCCTGACCATGAACAATATCAAGGAAGAGCCGTGGCAACCGGACTTCCTGCGCGCGGTCGGCGCCATCCCTTGCCCGTATCACCGCTATTTCTACCAGACGAAAGAGATGCTGGCCGAAGAAGTGGCCGCCGCCGCCGAGCGCGGCACCCGCGCCGAGCAGGTGATGAAGGTGGAGAAGGAGCTGTTCGAGCTGTATGCCGATCCGCATCTGGACAGCAAGCCGGAACAGCTCAGCTTCCGCGGCGGTTCATATTATTCGCAAGTGGCGCTGGAGCTGATTCGCGCCATCCATAATAATCTTGGTACGCAATTAGTGGTCAATACCGCAAACCGCGGCGCGATCCGTGGCTTGCCGGACGATGCTGTGATAGAAATCAACTGTATCGTCGACGCTCAGGGCGCGCATCCGCTGACCTTCGGCACATTGCCGGATTCGATGCATGCCTTGACCCAGCAGGTGAAAGCCTACGAGCGCCTGACCATCGAGGCGGCGGTGCACGGCGATCGCCGCAGCGGCCTGCTGGCGTTGATCACCAACCCGCTGGTCGCCAACGCCAACGTGGCGCAACCGCTGTTGGAAGAGGTGCTGGCGGTGAATCAGCCTTACCTGCCGCAGTTTAACTGA